GCGGCCTTCTTGAACTTTGCTTTCTATGAAGCCATCAAAATGTTTGCCGAGCGTGACGCTAGTATTTCTAGGCATGGCAATATCCTTTATAAAAAGAAGTGTATTATTTATTAATACACTATTTTAGGGATGGTTTCCAATGAAACCTACGGCTTCTTTTTATGAAATACATGGATGTATTTCATAAAATAAAAGAACTCGAAGATAAAAGGAGGTAGTCAATTTAGTTGAATAAAACGGCTCTGACACACAAAGTATTCACTCCAACATTGCGGTGCGCATTTAAGCTCGTCATTCCGGCGTGCTTTTTAGCCGGAACAATACCCTCACCCTATTAAACGCAAGGTGTATTAACTGTAAATATTCCAAATCACTTGCCATAAATATTCATATCCATCGAACGTAAACAGTTGTTTTTATTGAACAATCGAGATTTCTATTTTTACCATAAAAAGCAAAGCAGTTATTTTTAGGGCATTTTTTATTCAAGTATTTACTGAGTATGCTTTGGGCCAAAGCGCTTGCTTTTGACAATTAACAAGACAACCATTAAACATTAAATTAGATATGTCGAGTGAAATCCATTTCAGTACGAAGCACGCGGCCTATAATGATGTTGGATGATTCGATTCGATAATAAATGGAGTGAGCGCCAGAAATTACACGGCGGCAATTGGGATAAATGCCATCAATGGCGGCATACTGAAAAGGATTTTCAGCCGCCTTTTGGCATTTTTCAATAATAGATTCATAGTAAATTATGGCCGCGTTAACGCCATATTCTTCAATTCCTGTACTTAATATTACACTAAGATCTTCATCTGCTTTCTCTGTAAAAACGTACATCACTGTATGCTTTTCTTGCTCAATACGTCTTGCATAATATCCTCAGCACTTCGGGGGCTTATACCGCTGTTAAAACCCTCATCTAACAACCCACGCAAAACCGCTAGGCTAGATTGTGCTTTCTGCTCTTGAAGCAAGCGCAAAGCTTCACGCACAACTTCACTTTGGTTGTTATATTCACCCGCCGCGATCAAGTCCTCGATAAAAGTGCCTAGCTCACTGCTGGGCTGAAATGTAATAGTACGCGCCATAAAAACCTCATGTAAGTTTTATACTTACATTAAAATTACACCTAAAATACCATTGATGCAAGAATATTCATATTTGATTAGTTACACATTCAAAAAAACTGTGGGTGCAGTTTCGTTGAAAAGTTGACGCCATAAATGGACGACCTACAAAAGATTAAAAGCTAGTCACAAAAGTACACAGAGCAGTGGATAGGGAATAGTTAAAAGATAAGAACAAGTCGTTTTTCTTAACAATAAATATTTCTTCTCTGTGGGCGAAGCCTCTGTGATCAGCTTTTGATTTTAACATTCTATTGCTTTTCTCTGTGTAACTCTGTGACACGCTTTGGCTTTGGCTTTAGTTTTTATCGGGACAGCCATAATAGTGGCATGACCAACAACCGCGGGAGTTGTTTGGGTGATGAGTCTGTTTTTCCATAGAATTGACATTGCGTACGTTTAGTCGTACGCTTATTTGTGAGGAGAAATTCTATGACAACACTTAATGCTACAGAAGCTCGTTCTAAACTTTATGCCCTTATTGATGAAACATCGGCAAGTCACCAACCCATAGTCATTACGGGGAAAAGAGGCAATGCGGTACTTTTGTCTGAAGACGATTGGAATGCTATTAATGAAACTTTGCATCTTGTCTCCATACCCGGCATGCGTGAGTCTATTCAAGAAGGTTTGGAAGAAGAATTAACGGATTGCGAAAAGGAACTTGATTGGTGAGCTGGACGCTTTATTACACCAAGCAAGCGCAAAAAGACGCCAAAAAGTTAGCTTTGTCTGGTTTGAAAGCTAAAGCCCAAGAAGTGTTGAATATTATTAAAAATAATCCTTATCAAAATCCCCCACCGTTCGAAAAACTTGTTGGTGACTTAACGGGCGCGTACTCACGTAGGATCAACATTCAACACAGACTTGTCTACCAAGTATTAGAGCAACAACAATCAATAAAAGTGCTTAGGTTATGGACTCATTATTCATAGACCAATTACTTCCATAATAAATTTTGCGCCAATGATCATTCAAATGTATAAAGGAGGATAAATAAGGAACAGCTCCTAAAAAAATATCCGATAAAATAGTTTATTCCATACAGCACTTTTTATATTTCTTACCACTACCGCAAGGGCAGGGATCATTTCGGCCAATCTTGGCAGGAGCTACATAAGGCAGTGACGGGATATCGTAGTCCCAATCATCTTGTAAATTGTCCATATTATTGAAAAGTTCAGAGGAGTTTTGCCGTAATTCGGTCAGTTTTTCGAGTAGTTCTGCTTCTCTAATTTTATTTTCTTCAGGCGTGCAATAGGCAGCCCAATTACTTAACTCTTCAATAACATTGAACTGCGTTTTAATAAAACCGTATTCAATTGTACTATGTCCCATTGGTAACCAATCGTCGATTTCCATTGGGCTAATATAGTCTGGGTCTATTCTAAAGTCCGTCGCCAAACGGACTAATTCCAGCTTAAATTCTTGTAAATCATGATCAATACAGCTTTCAGCTAAAGACGCTAAAAAGAGCGCACTGGCCTCACTTTCATCCGTTCTAAATAAATCAAGCCAGGCTCGTACTAATTGAGCCAGTTTATTGCGCGTTATTTGATTACTTTCATATTTGGCAAATATCGCATACATGGTAGCAGACTTAATATTACCACCTGAATTTTGACTGATAATAAGTTGATTCAGTAATTCGATATCATCCTGACTCAGAATATATAAAAAGCTAGGAAACAACTCAGTTAACGCATCGCCAAATATATACTCTAACTTACTATCGTATTCATCGTTGCGATCACATATCGCCACTAGTAAAGGGTAGGCCTGGTATTCTTGCTGCTGCACAGCTAAGAAAACGCCCATAAAAAGGAGGTTACTTTGTGCTTCGCTAAGCAATGAAGGATTGTTAATAAACTCTTGCATGACGGCTTTTAGTTCTGGCCAACAATTAGCCCATTGCTGATGTGCATTATGTAAGGCGTCTCTGGGTAATTCCCCTTCTTGATAATCAGATAAAGCAGCGATAATTTCTGAAATCGTCATAGAGGGCATGATATTAGTCGTCATAATAAAGACCTTAGGAGGCTTAAAAGTGTAATTGGGACAAGTGAATATAATAATATTCTATCTATTATAAAGTGAATTCACTATGGTTAATTTTTAACTTCAATACAAACGAAAAAGGTGTTGAAGCAGTTAAAAAAGAATAAAAGGGGGCGTTTTTAATCACAGTGAGCGCAGCTCATCACCTCTTCTCAAAAAAGAAAATCATTGAGAAGATGCTTCCTCCATTACCACCTGTAGGTCGCGGCTTTAGCCCGTCAAGGTTTAAAAATAGACGCCATAAATGAACGACCTACAAAAGATTAAACGCTAGTCACAGAGGTACACAGAGAGTTAGCACGTGTTGAAGATAAACATTTACACCACCTGTAGGTCGGGGCTTTAGCCCGTCAATGTTGAAAAATAGACGCCATAAATGGACGACCTACAAAAGATTAAAAGAAATTGTCACAGAGGTACACCGAGAATTAACACGTGTTGAAGATAAACATTTGCATCACCTGTAGCTCGTGGCTTTAGCCTGTCAATATTGAAAAGTTAAAATATATACACGTCAACAAATTGAAATATTCATGCTGTATAAATTACATTCAAAATAAGGTAAAATTCAACTTACAGTGCTGAATACAACAGCTCAAGGATTTTTAAATAATGAAAGGGACTTTGCATGTACCGACATAAAAAACTAAGCCATAATGTTTTAAAGACGAAATTAACAAAATCATTATTTTCACTCTTCCTTATTTCTCTAATAACCCTATTAACAAGTTGTGGTGGCGGTGGAGAAGATGATGGCAGTGGTGGTGAAATTTCCCCTCAAAATAGCAAGCCAATAAGTCGTCCAGGCACAGATCAAACTGTCAATACCAATTCAGTGGTTAGTTTAAATGGCAACACAAGTTCAGATGCTGATGGTGATACATTAAGTTATCAGTGGTCATTTTCATCTTTACCTACAAATAGCAATGCCGCTTTAGATAATACAAACTCGGTTGCCCCTAGTTTCACTGCAGATATAAGCGGTGCTTATGTACTGCAACTGGTTGTGAATGACGGCACGATAAACAGTAACACAACTTCAATAACCATTGTCGCTTCGTCACAAAACACAGCCCCCGAGGCAAATTCAGGTAACGACCAGAATGTCACGACTGGCTCAACGGTTAATTTAAATGGTGCGGCAAGTTCAGAT
The sequence above is a segment of the Paraglaciecola sp. L3A3 genome. Coding sequences within it:
- a CDS encoding type II toxin-antitoxin system RelE/ParE family toxin; the encoded protein is MYVFTEKADEDLSVILSTGIEEYGVNAAIIYYESIIEKCQKAAENPFQYAAIDGIYPNCRRVISGAHSIYYRIESSNIIIGRVLRTEMDFTRHI
- a CDS encoding type II toxin-antitoxin system ParD family antitoxin, which translates into the protein MARTITFQPSSELGTFIEDLIAAGEYNNQSEVVREALRLLQEQKAQSSLAVLRGLLDEGFNSGISPRSAEDIMQDVLSKKSIQ
- a CDS encoding type II toxin-antitoxin system Phd/YefM family antitoxin, with the protein product MTTLNATEARSKLYALIDETSASHQPIVITGKRGNAVLLSEDDWNAINETLHLVSIPGMRESIQEGLEEELTDCEKELDW
- a CDS encoding Txe/YoeB family addiction module toxin, with amino-acid sequence MSWTLYYTKQAQKDAKKLALSGLKAKAQEVLNIIKNNPYQNPPPFEKLVGDLTGAYSRRINIQHRLVYQVLEQQQSIKVLRLWTHYS
- a CDS encoding DUF1186 domain-containing protein; its protein translation is MTTNIMPSMTISEIIAALSDYQEGELPRDALHNAHQQWANCWPELKAVMQEFINNPSLLSEAQSNLLFMGVFLAVQQQEYQAYPLLVAICDRNDEYDSKLEYIFGDALTELFPSFLYILSQDDIELLNQLIISQNSGGNIKSATMYAIFAKYESNQITRNKLAQLVRAWLDLFRTDESEASALFLASLAESCIDHDLQEFKLELVRLATDFRIDPDYISPMEIDDWLPMGHSTIEYGFIKTQFNVIEELSNWAAYCTPEENKIREAELLEKLTELRQNSSELFNNMDNLQDDWDYDIPSLPYVAPAKIGRNDPCPCGSGKKYKKCCME